Proteins encoded within one genomic window of Stigmatella aurantiaca:
- a CDS encoding PRC-barrel domain-containing protein gives MRLSDKSLVGLVVVTADGQALGEVSVLFIDSQTWHVEAFQVKLRRGAAEQLGASRTLFHAGTIEIPLQAVQSVGDAVVLSVSVAELHQVLPSASASASTH, from the coding sequence ATGCGCCTTTCCGACAAGAGTCTCGTGGGGCTGGTGGTCGTCACAGCCGATGGACAGGCACTCGGAGAAGTGTCTGTCCTTTTCATTGATAGCCAGACGTGGCACGTCGAAGCGTTTCAGGTGAAATTGCGCAGAGGCGCCGCTGAGCAGCTTGGCGCGTCGCGAACGCTCTTCCATGCCGGGACGATTGAAATCCCGCTCCAAGCCGTTCAATCCGTGGGAGACGCCGTGGTGCTCTCCGTTTCCGTCGCGGAACTGCACCAGGTGTTGCCTTCGGCATCCGCGTCAGCATCCACCCACTGA
- a CDS encoding YihY/virulence factor BrkB family protein has product MDGVPQSVVSREASGPGSATTGKNLLGDLRQEWKRNKLSDAAAALTFYGVLSFFPFLLLLVALAGLVIPPAQVQALIGELGREVPAAFRQLPSEQLAKLTAGPSIGLLTFSALAAVWSAAAGVASLITALNTAYGVKESRPRWKVYGIALWMMLAGALLALLAGLVAVAAPALATRLGQPWVALVGWLRLPLAAMLMMLLWTALYSVLPDVRHKFKFITPGSVVGVLVWLAASLGFSFYVSHFSTFGITYGALGGIIVLLLWMWISALALMLGAELNAVLARRSHASGRLA; this is encoded by the coding sequence ATGGACGGTGTGCCCCAAAGCGTTGTGAGCAGGGAAGCGTCCGGTCCAGGCAGCGCCACAACCGGGAAGAACCTCCTGGGGGACTTAAGACAGGAGTGGAAGCGGAACAAGCTGAGTGACGCCGCGGCAGCCCTCACCTTCTACGGCGTCCTCTCGTTCTTCCCCTTCCTGCTCCTCCTCGTCGCCCTGGCAGGCCTCGTCATCCCACCTGCTCAGGTGCAGGCGCTCATCGGGGAGCTTGGCCGGGAGGTCCCCGCCGCTTTCCGTCAGCTCCCCTCGGAACAGCTCGCGAAGCTCACCGCTGGGCCTAGCATCGGGTTGCTCACCTTCAGCGCGCTGGCCGCGGTGTGGTCAGCGGCCGCTGGGGTGGCGAGTCTCATCACGGCCCTCAACACCGCCTACGGCGTGAAGGAGAGCCGTCCGCGATGGAAGGTGTATGGGATTGCCCTCTGGATGATGCTGGCGGGCGCCCTCTTGGCGCTGCTCGCCGGGCTTGTTGCCGTGGCGGCCCCTGCCCTTGCCACCCGGCTCGGCCAGCCCTGGGTGGCACTCGTGGGCTGGCTGAGGCTGCCCCTGGCGGCGATGCTGATGATGCTCCTCTGGACGGCCCTCTACTCCGTGCTCCCGGACGTCAGACACAAGTTCAAGTTCATCACGCCCGGCTCCGTGGTAGGAGTGCTCGTCTGGCTCGCCGCTTCGCTGGGCTTCTCTTTCTACGTCTCCCACTTCAGCACTTTTGGCATCACCTACGGCGCCCTGGGCGGCATCATCGTCCTGCTGCTGTGGATGTGGATCTCCGCGCTCGCCCTGATGCTGGGCGCCGAGCTCAACGCCGTCCTGGCTCGCCGCTCCCATGCATCAGGACGGCTTGCCTGA
- a CDS encoding sensor histidine kinase → MDPSVTAECLRQRDAIIEEWFQRVSKRPVARSLSRLSILNNMPGLVDQIINALGRAQVWHGAVDIPREIAEEHGESRLKLGYGLIELGEEYNSLRDAFLGVLDSAGIVLNNAAASTLHGAIDQAHRAGVEHYIRRREEQLRDRQSDFLARLVHDFRSPLSTILASVELIRRDESFSKGGPKNLDRIERASRRLLLLIEGQLATEAALAGNLQYQAEEVNLSLVTEDVLAILQPRADEKGIRLQEEIPGGILLRTDRLLLGQVLQNLVDNALKYTPVGTVWVRASETGSGVRITVEDTGRGIAPDLLPAIFDMYRRSEHFSPGRGVGLAVVKTIVSFLGGTLLAESELGKGSRFSVCLPRAHSVPT, encoded by the coding sequence ATGGATCCCTCCGTCACAGCAGAGTGTCTTCGACAGCGAGACGCCATCATCGAGGAGTGGTTCCAGAGGGTCAGCAAGCGCCCGGTTGCGCGGTCGCTCTCCCGCCTATCGATCCTGAACAACATGCCTGGCTTGGTGGACCAGATCATCAACGCGCTGGGCCGGGCTCAGGTGTGGCATGGCGCCGTGGACATTCCGAGAGAGATCGCTGAAGAGCATGGCGAAAGCCGCCTCAAGCTGGGGTACGGCTTGATCGAGCTAGGAGAAGAGTACAACTCGCTCCGGGATGCGTTCCTGGGAGTCCTGGACTCGGCCGGCATCGTCCTGAACAACGCGGCCGCGAGCACCTTGCACGGGGCCATTGATCAAGCGCACCGGGCAGGGGTGGAACATTACATTCGGCGCCGGGAGGAGCAGCTCCGGGACCGGCAGTCGGACTTCCTGGCCCGGCTCGTCCACGACTTCCGTTCCCCCCTGAGCACGATCCTGGCCAGCGTCGAACTCATCCGGAGGGATGAGTCCTTCTCCAAGGGGGGACCCAAGAACCTGGATCGCATCGAGCGTGCCTCGCGCCGGTTGCTGCTGCTCATCGAAGGGCAGTTGGCCACCGAAGCGGCGCTTGCTGGCAATCTTCAGTATCAGGCGGAGGAGGTGAACCTCTCTCTGGTGACCGAGGACGTTCTGGCCATCCTGCAGCCTCGCGCGGACGAGAAGGGGATTCGCTTGCAGGAGGAGATTCCCGGCGGGATTTTGCTCAGGACCGACCGCCTCTTGCTGGGACAGGTGCTGCAAAACCTCGTTGATAATGCACTCAAGTACACTCCCGTGGGGACGGTGTGGGTCCGGGCCAGCGAGACGGGCAGCGGCGTGCGCATCACGGTCGAGGATACCGGGCGGGGCATTGCACCGGATTTGCTGCCTGCCATCTTCGACATGTACAGGCGCAGTGAGCACTTTTCCCCGGGGCGGGGAGTGGGTCTGGCCGTGGTGAAAACCATCGTGTCTTTTCTGGGCGGGACGCTCCTCGCCGAGAGCGAGCTGGGCAAGGGGAGCCGCTTCAGCGTCTGCCTGCCCAGAGCGCATTCCGTGCCTACCTGA